The DNA region GGCACTGCAATCCTACCCGGAAGCCAATCCCAATTTAATTGATGCCGATCTGGAGCAGGATTTTGAACTGCTGATTGGCACGATTCGCACCATCCGGAATCTACGAGCAGAGGCAGAAATCAAGCCCGGAGTGAAAATTCAGGCATTCCTGCAAAGTGAGAGCGATCGCGAACGAAATATCCTCACCCTGGGTCAGACATACATTCAAGACCTCGCCAAAGTAGAGCAATTGACGATCCAGGACGCTCAAAACGCCTCACCCGAAATGGCCTCTCAGAAGATGATTGCAGGCGTGGTCGGCACCATTCAGGTGTTGATTCCCCTGGCAGGCGTGGTGGATTTCAATGCGTTGCGATCGAAACTGGAACGCGACCTCAAGAAAGTTGAAGCCGAAATCCAATCCCTCTCCGGCCGCCTCAGCAACCCCAAATTCGTCGAAAAAGCTCCTCCGGATGTTGTCGAAACGGCCCAGGATGCTCTAGCGGAAGCCCAGACTCAGGCGGAAATTCTACGAAATCGACTTGAGGATCTGCAAGAAGGTTAATGAGTAGATGGGTAGGTGGATAGTTATGCCACAAGTAAGTATCTAAAAAGCGGGTGAGGCACTGCAATTAAAAATTGCAAATAAAATATTAAAAATGGAGAATTGGAGAAAGACTCATCCGTTTATCAGGAGGGAGAGCAGGCATGAATCCAACTCAAGAACAATATGTGGTTGATGCTAACGGTACAAAAACGGCGGTCATCCTATCCATCGAACACTATGAGCAACTACTCGAAGACCTGCATGATCTGGCGATCGTCGCTGAACGCCGGGATGAACAGCCCATCCCTTTAGCAGAATTCAAAAAAAGGCTGAATCGTAATGACACCCTATGAAATCCGCGATGTAATCGCGACGTGATTTTGAACTTCCCTCCACCCCCTTAATTCCCGACCTCCGATTCCATTGGGCTGAGCGCTCACGTCGAAGCCCGCCCCCTAATTCCTAACCCCTAATCCCCACTTCCCCCTTGCCTTTCTAGAACATCTGTCCTAAATTAAGCTATCAGCATCAAGGAATAGCAAGATTTCTGCGCGATCGCAGGCTGAGCGGTTACACTAGCACTGATTTTCGTCTTTTTCTCTGGGTAGCCAGTGTTTATTAAGCGCCTGGAATTGTCCAACTTTAAATCCTTCGGTGGCAAGGTGACGGTTCCCCTGCTGCCGGGATTTACTGTCATTTCAGGGCCAAACGGATCGGGTAAATCCAACCTGATCGACGCGCTCCTCTTCTGTCTGGGATTGGCTGGGTCCAAGGGAATGCGAGCCGAACGACTGCCTGATCTGGTAAACCACACCCAAAGTAGCAAGAATCGTTCCACTGTAGAAGCCAGTGTTACCGTTACCTTTGACCTGACGGATGAGTTGCCCCTTCTGGAAGACGAAATTGAACAGTCCCTCTGTAATGCCAGCACGATCGCCCCATCTGACACCCTGGATTCCCTCCCTGAAGGCGATGTCTCGGAAGCAAACGGCAATCGTCATCACTCCAATGGCTCGGACAAAGGTGAATCTGAAGCGACAACCAGTGATCCCGTTGCCAATGGACGGCGGGAATGGAGTGTAACGCGAAAACTGCGGGTGACTCAGCAGGGCACCTATACCTCCAACTACTACATCAATGGCGAATCCTGTACTCTCACGGAACTGCATGAGGCTCTGAATCGGCTGCGTATCTACCCCGAAGGGTACAACGTGGTGTTGCAGGGAGATGTCACGCGGATCATTTCGATGAACTCGCGGGAACGGCGGGAAATTATTGATGAACTGGCGGGAGTTGCCACCTTTGATCGCAAAATCTCCCAGGCAAAAGACAAACTGGATGCGGTCAAAGATCGGGAAGACAAATACCACATTGTCGAACGGGAACTGATTGAACAGCGCGATCGGCTCGCTCAAGATCGGGTCAAGGCCGAGAAGTACCAGAAACTGCGGCTAGAACTGCAAACGAAGGAACAATGGGAAGCGGTCATCCAGTATCGACAGGCTGTTCAGTCCGTCCAGCAGTTACAGCAGCAGATTACCAGTGATCAGCAGGCGCTCGATCGCTTAACCCAGCAATTGGCCACTTTGACGAGTGAAATTCAGCAATCCACCACCGACCTGGAACAACTAAATATCCGGGTGAAAGCCCTGGGGGAAGAAGAACTGTTAGCCCTGCAAGCCACTCTGGCCACCCGCGAAGCCGAACTGCGACAGATCCAGCGCCAGGAACAGGATCTGCAATCTGCTCAACGGGATCTGGAAACAAATCTCAGCCGGACTCAGCAAGAATTGCAAGAGCAACAGCAACAGTTGGATGCTCTCAGCCAGGAGCAGCAACAACTAGAGGCTGAGGAATTGCTGGTACTGCAACGAGAACGGGATCAGGCCCGCCAGCAACTGGAACAGAGCCGGGAAGCCGCCAATGCCTCTGCTGCCAGTGCAGAAGCCTGGGTACAGGAACAAACCACCTTACGCCGTCAGGTTGACGAGATTCTAGGTATCCTGGAACCGCAGCGAACGGAGCAGGCCCAACTACGGGAGCGGATTCACCGCCTGGAACGCCAGCTTCAAGAGCAAACCGATTCCCGTCAGGCATTGCAGCAAAAACTTACGGAGAAACAAGCCCAACAAGGCGACCTGCAGAATCAACTGATGGCCTCTCAACAGCAGGTTCAAGATCTGGCTCAATCTCTGGCGACAGCGGAACAAGAACTACAAATCCAGCAAGAAACCCAGACTCGTTTGTTACAGGAGCAGCGGGACAAGCAACGGCGGCTCGATCAGTTGGAAGCCCAAACTCAGGCAATGCAAGAAGCTCAGGGAACCCATGCTACCCAACTGATCCTGCAAATGAACCTGCCGGGAGTCTGCGGCCTGGTGGCTCAACTGGGACGGGTGGAACCTCGCTATCAGTTGGCCCTGGAAACTGCTGCTGGAGGCCGCTTGGGCAATCTGGTGGTGGAAGACGATGGGGTGGCCGCTGCCGCGATCGAACTTCTGAAACAACGCAAAGCCGGACGTGCTACCTTCCTGCCCCTGAATAAAATTCAATCTGGCCGCATCCCCTCGAAAGGAACCCTGCGATCGCTTCCCGGTTGCATTGGCTACGCCTTTGATTTAATCGAATTCGACGATCGCTACCGGGATGTGTTTGCCTACGTCTTTGGCTCCACAGTTGTCTTTGAAACCCTCAGTGAGGCTCGTCGTCATTTGGGTGAGTACCGCATGGTGACGCTAGAAGGAGAACTGCTGGAAACATCAGGAGCAATGACCGGGGGCAGTACCAGCACGCGATCTTCCCTTCACTTTGGCCGCATGGATGCGGGAGAGTCCGACGAGGTGAGAGCCTTGCGCGATCGCTTGCAGGAAATCGATCGCATCCTGACCCACTGCGAAAACAGCATCTTCCGGGCCACCAATCTGGTGAAAGGCCGCACTCAGGAACTGACGGAATTGCGCCAGCAACATCGGGAACAGCAACTGCAGCTGGCTCAGTTAACGACTGAACTACAAACTCTCAACACTGCTCTTACCCAACTGGTTAATCAACTGGAGCAGAACACTCAAGAACTGGCGACCTCGCAAACCCGCCTGCAAATTCTAGAAGTTGAAATTCCTACTCAAGAGGAGCAACTGCACCACCTGCGGCAGACCCTCAGCGAATTGGAACAATCCCATACCCATAGCGAGTGGCAGCAGATACAGGCCGTTCTGCGATCGCAGGAAGCTGATCTGAACCAGAAGGAACTCGCCCTGCGAACCGTAGAACAGCGAATTCAGGATTTAGACAACCAGCGTCAACGCTTGGGCGAAAAAATCCAGCAATGGCAAGAACGCCTACAAGACTACCGCACGCAACAAACCACCTACCTCCAACAACACTCAGCACTCAGCACTCAGCACTCAGCACTCGACACCCAAATCACCGACACCCGCTCCGCTCTGGTGGAACTGGAAAAGCGGCTGGGCACTGAGAAGCAACAACGCGATCGCATCGAGCGGCAACTGCGGGAACAGCAACTACAACAGCAACAACACGAATGGGAACGGCAAAAAGTCCAGGAAACTCAGCAATCCCGCCGCGAACAACTCACGGCTTTACAGGCACAGGTGCAAACCCAGCACGCCGAACTCCCCGATCCCCTGCCTGAAGTACCGGAAAATATTGGCATTGAGCAATTGCAGCAAGAATTGCGATCGCTGCAAAAACGCTTGCAGGCCATGGAACCCGTAAATATGCTGGCACTGGAGGAATATGAGCGCACCCAGGCCCGGTTAGACGAACTCAGCGAAAAACTCCGTACCCTGGAAGAAGAACGCACAGAACTTCTGTTACGCATCGAAAATTTCACGACTCTGCGACAACGGGCCTTTAAAGAAGCCTTTGATGCCGTCAATGAGAACTTCCAAGCCATCTTTGCCACCCTGTCCGATGGGGACGGTCGCCTACAACTGGACGATCCCCAGGATCCGTTTAATGGCGGACTCAATTTGATTGCCCATCCCAAAGGCAAGCCCGTACAGCGTCTGGCTTCCATGTCGGGGGGAGAAAAATCTCTGACAGCGCTCAGCTTCATCTTTGCCCTGCAGCGATATCGGCCATCGCCCTTCTACGCCTTTGATGAAGTGGATATGTTTCTCGATGGGGCAAATGTAGAGCGATTAGCTAGAATGATCAAACAGCAATCACAGCAGGCGCAATTTATTGTCGTTAGCCTACGCCGACCAATGATTGAATCCGCCCAACGCCAGATTGGTGTCACGCAAGCTCGGGGGGCATTTACTCAGGTGCTGGGAATTAATCTGGTACCTCAAAGCGCCTCAATGTGATTTGATAGCATCAGCAATGAATTGGAATTGTGAATCAGGATTCGGGACATAATGGCATCTGAAGAAATCCGCCTCCGCTCTGATCTTTTAGGCACACTGGTTGTCACTCGCAACACCGGGAAAAAACTGGGAGTGGTGAGCCAGTTATGGGTCGATGTTGACCAGCAGAAAGTTGTCGCCCTCAGCCTGCGTCCGAACCTGCTCTATGGCACTCCCCAACCGATGTTATTGAGCAGCATTCAACAAATTGGGGATGTGATCCTGGTGAATGATGAGGATGTCATTGAAGACATCGATACTGAGTCCTACAGCAGCTTGATTAACTGCGAAGTGATTACTGAAACAGGCGATCTGTTAGGGAAAGTTCGGGGGTTCAAGTTTGATGTCGATGATGGTCGGATCGTCTCCCTGATTATTGCCTCCCTGGGGATTCCCCTGATTCCCGATCAGGTGGTCAGCACCTATGAACTGCCGATCGAAGAAATTGTCAGCAGCGGCCCCGATCGCCTGATTGTCTTTGAGGGAGCTGAAGAACGCATGGTGCAGTTATCCGTGGGTGTACTGGAACGCCTGGGCCTGGGCAAAGCACCCTGGGAGCGGGAAGATGATATCGGGTACACAGTTCCTACCCGTGCTGAAAACCAGTTGCCCACTGGACTGCGCACTCCCGTAAATACTCCGATTCGGCAACGGGAACCTGTGGTTGAGCAAACCTGGAACGAAGATAACTGGGGCGAACCAGAACCCCAACAACTTCGGCAACAGGAACGGCTTGCTGAACCTCTGTATTACGACCAGGAAGAAGATAACTGGAGCGAGGCTACAGCCCGCGATCGCTACCAGGAATATCCACCAGCAACCTCCCAACCCTACAAGCCGGGGGATTACGATGACAATTACGATGACCAGTACGATGATAAGTATGACGATTTAGAGGCGGATGTTTGGGCTGATCAAGAAGCCCGAACCTACAACGCCCCTCGTGTAAACATTCCCGAAAAAACTAAAGCTCCGGAGTACGAGGAAGAAGGGTATTAAGGCAGAAGTCGATTGGATCAATAATAATTTTGATTCACCAAAATTTCTCCATCAGCGGGCATTCCTGGTTTGGCCAGCCCCGTTGGCTCAGTGAGTGTTAATCGCACCCCAAACACCTGCCTCACTCGATCTTCCCGAAAATAAATATTTTCAGGAGTGAAAGAAGCTTGCGTGTCGATCGCCGTCACCTTAGCATCCAGTCCTTGTTTCGGGTTTGCATCCAGGAATACTTTGGCAGGTTGACCAACCTTAACTCTGCCGATGTCTCCCTCCGGCACATACCCCCGCAGATAAATCACATTGGGATCAATCACCGTCATCAGGGTTTTACCCGTCGTGACTACCTGCCCCGGTTCCACACTACGGGTCAAGACCACCCCGGTTAGGGGGCTGGTGACATTCAGATATCCCAATTGGGCGAGAACCTGCTGACGTGCTGCTTGAGCATTTTTAACTTCTGCCTGGGCCGCTGCCAACTGGGAACGGGCCACTTCCAGTTGCTGCTTCAATATTGCCAATTGAGCATTCCGAATGCCCGGATTCAAACCGCTGGTTCTGGCCTGCACCGAGCCTCCCTGAGCCGCATTGACCTGGCGTTGGGCGGCTGCCACGGCTGCTTCTCGACTGCGCACCGTAGCCTGAGCGGTTTCATAGGTTGTTTGAGCCTGATCTAACTGCTGTTGAGTAGCGGCTCCCTGTCCAGTTAACTCGGCAAAGCGATCGCGGTTCACCGCCGCCAATTTCAACTCTGCTCTGGCTTGATGTAACTGAGCTTCCGCCTGACCGAGCTGGGCCTGAGCCGCCGCTACATTGGCTTCTGCCTGATAGATGCGACCCTGAGCATCGCCTACAGATTGCTGCCATGCCAGTTGCCCTTCGGCAATTCGATTGTTGACCACCTGAATTTGCATCGCCGCTTGTTGGGCCTGCTGTTGAGCCGCATATAACCGGGCGGTTGCTCCCTGCAATTGGGCCTGTAACTCTGCGTCATCCAGTCGCACAATCACCTCGCCCTGGCGTACCTGATCACCCTCTCGCACCGTTACCTGATTGACCCGTCCTCCCACCTTGGCACCAATATCCGTGGGATAACCCTCAATCCGTCCACTTAATTGAATCGCGGTAGAACTGGGTCGCGAAAGCAAATACCAGATGCCAGTTCCAGTACCCACGACCAGTAACACTAACGGGAGCAAAAGCCGCACAGGAGGGCGCTTATGTGGAACTGCGACGGGAGTTTCAAATGAGGGTTGATCCGTATCTTGAGGGGGAGAGAGCGATCGCGCCATAACCAAATTGGACAGTACAGAATGACTGTGATGCAGCCATCCTAGACCGTCCACTCTAATTCAGCAAGCGTTCTTATTGCATCGAAATGACCCAGCAAACGGCAACAGATAGAGAGCAGGAGTTGATGGGGCGATAGGATGCGGTGATGGGATGATGAAAGAAGGGACGGAGGGGGAATGATGGAGGTCTGCCCATGGTTTCATCCCGCAGAGCCGATCGCTGATGGAGAGTAGGAAGTGGTCATGGGATCGGCCCGACTGATGTCATCTTCCAGGAAGAGATTGCTGGTTAAGGAGGAGAGATTGCTGACGGGTTCAGTGTAGTTAATCAAGCGTCTCTTGGCCTTAATCAGTCTTGAAAGTAGCACTGCGCTTTTATACGTTAATAGTTTGGCAGGGCCATATTGGTTGGCCACTTCAGCGGGAATCAAAGCTGTTCTGGAGGATGAACCAACTTGGGGTTGGAGGTATTGACTAAAGATGACGCGGGGAATGTCCAGGAACAAAATCATACAGCCCTTAGACCGAATGCTTTCGTCAAACGGATCGGTTGAAAATAGACATCCCGCAGGACTAGAATCGTCATCCTGGAGCAGAGACTCATCATGAAAGCCTTCTGTGATAACGGTTTTGGCGCGATCGCTCCGATAAAACGCTAACATCAGCCCTCTCCTGATACACGAACTGCTCAACCACTTAAATCGTTACTTAAATCGTTATAGTAGGATAATATACCCATTTCCATTCTCAGAGCTACCCCAACATTAGAAAAACATTCTTAAGGGTGAAAAACCTGGATTTCACCACCATAACTTTATATTCCTGATAAGGAATACAGCCCTAAAAAATGGGGCGAGACTTGCCCGCCCCAACCAAAACTCAAAAGTTTTTACTTCCTGGCCGCCTGCATCTGGTCAAAGAAGGCTCCATCGGCAAAGAACTGCTTCTGAACTTCGCTCCACCCCCCATAGTCTTGCACCGTTCCCAGGGTTTGAACTGGAGGGAACTTACTGGTCAGTTCTTTGTTCTTAGCCACTGACTCATCTATGGGTCGGAATCCAGCTTTCACAAACTCTTCCTGAGCCTCTGGAGTGTACAAAAACTTGACAAATGCTTCCGCAACCTCGCGAGTCCCCCGCTTATCCACATACTTATCCACAACAGTAGCAGGGGTGTCGATCGAAAGATTGACATCGGGAATCGTGTAATTCACCTTTTCACCCTTCTGCTGGGCTAATAACACCTCGTTTTCATAGTTCACCAAAGCATCTCCCTGCCCCTGTTTAATGAAGGCATCCGAGGCTTCTCTGGCATCCTTGGCAAGAACTGGGACGTTGTTAAAGGCGTTCGTGACAAACTCTTTCGCCTTGGTTTCATCTCCACCGTTTGTCTTCATGGCATAATTCCACAGCGCCAGGAAGTTCCAGCGGGCAATCCCGGAAGTTTTGGGATCGGCGGTAATCCACTTAACATCGTTGCGGATCAAATCATTGAAGGATGTAATGTTTTTGGGGTTGCCTTCATGGGTGATCAATGCTGCAACCGTCTTGGCTACAGTTCCGTTATTGGGATTTTCCTTTTCCCAACCTTTTTCCACTAATCCCGCCTTAACCAGTTTTTCAGTGTCCAATGCCAGCGCCAGGTGAACCACATCAGCTTCTAACCCATCGATCACAGCACGAGTTTGCGAACCAGAGCCACCATAACTGGTGGTGAATCGCACATTCTGACCTTTTTCCTGCTTCCATTTCTCAACGAATTTAGGAATGATGGCATCATGGGCTCCCTTAGTGACGGCAAACGAAACCAGGGTAACCTCTATGTCTTGCTTCTGATTGACTCCTGGACTGGAAGTAGACGCGGTTTCCGAGCCACCCGAACAAGCTGCGATCGCAAACATCAGTCCGGCCCCGATTAAAACCAAGGATAGAAAGCGCCTCGTTAAACTGAACTTTCTCCAACCGATCGAGGCTTGAAGAATTTTCAATGGATGCTTGAAGACACGCTGCCAGCCAGTCATTAATTAAACCCCCTCAGAAATACTGGGTTATCTACGGTAAATCGGTAGGAATATTGCATTTGCTCCTGAGCGTGATAATACAATTAAATTCAGCATAATAACAATTAATTCCTCATTCTCTTGTCGGGATATAGGATTTTGATAAAGTCTCAAGCCAGTAGGTTAAAGCGGCCCGTAATTTGCTATTCTGGGTTATTGATAGCAATGCTGGTGTAGCTCAGTTGGTAGAGCAGCTGATTTGTAATCAGCCGGTCGCAAGTTCGAGTCTTGTCACCAGCTTATTAGATGAAACCCTTGAAGTTAAACAGCTTCAAGGGTTTTTGCATTTTCAAATGAACTCTGATATGCGAACTCATGTTCTAAATTCTGATTAAAGATTGGGTACTTTTCGGCTATTTTGGGTGTAACTTGGGTGTAATCTGGGTTTAAGATCAAGCGTACTGTAGGACAGAGCCTATGTACTCCAAAACTCCAACTGGCAAAGCTTCTAAAGGTTCAGTTCAAGTTATCACTTCTCACGATCGGTTACAATTACGCTTTCGGTTTGCTGGAAAACGGCACTATGTCTCTTTAGGTTTTCCAGATACGCAGGCGAACCGGAAGCTGGCAGAAATGAAAGCCAGAGAGATTGAACTTGATATTCTTGCAGGGCACTTTGATCAAACCCTCGCCAAGTACAAGCCTCAATCATCGCTTAGTGTAACGTCCCCAGACATTAAACCCAAAGTTACACCCAGCCTTCCCGAACTCTGGAAGCGCTATAGCGAAACAAAGCAGTCCGGTAAATCTCCTGCCACAGTCAGGATGTATGGATGGGTTGCGAATCATTTAGAACGTTGTCCCTATAAACTTCCTTCAGAGGCACAGGCGATCTTTGACTGGCTGAATGCTAACGTGCCTGCCAATTCCACAAAGCGAGTTTTGATGCATTTGTCTGCTTGCTGTAAATGGGCTACAAAGTCTGAGTTATTAGACATTGCAAACCCATTCGAGGGAATGGCAGCAGAGGTCAAGGTTAAAAAAGCTGGAACTGAAGAGGATGAAGTCTTTCCATTCACAAAGGAGGAGCGCGATCGCATAATTGAAAGCTTCAAAACAAGTAGCTACTACGGTTGGTATGCTCCTCTAGTCGAATTTCTATTTTTTACGGGTTGCAGACCATCTGAAGCTTTAGCATTGCAATGGAAGCATATTAATTCTTCTACTATCACTTTCGAGCGCGGAGTTATATACGACGGGAAGGGGTTGGTGCTGAAAAATGGGTTGAAGACTCAGAAATTCAGAAAGTTTCCTATCAATTCTCAATTATCAGTGCTGTTGGAAGCTATTAAACCTGAACAATGTGACCCAGAGTCCTTAGTGTTTCCCAGCCCTAAAGGAAAATTTATCGACTGGCACAATTTTACGAATCGCGCTTGGAAAACCATTTTGAAGAGCTTACCAGATATTGAGTATCGAAATCCTTATCAAACTCGGCATACCTTCTGTAGCCTATGCAGAGAAGCTGATATAGCCAGCATTCAGATTGCGAAGTGGGCAGGAAACTCAGCCCAAATGATTGACCGAGTTTATGCAAAACCAACTGCCCATATCCAAGTTCCTAACCTCTGATGCATTTGATGCCTTCGTTTCAATTATGTGTAGAACTCAATTATCAAAAGCACTAGAGAAGTTTTAGGTCGAGTGAGACTAGAGGAAGGGGAAAGCAATACACATTTAGTTGGGTTATCTACGGATTAATGGCTTTTCAAGCTAACGGGCCACCATATATAGCCCTAAATTGTCCCAAAATGAGATCTCGTTTTGAGATTATCGTGTATCATTTGGGATAGTATGAACCCAAACTGAATGAATTTGAATTATCCACAAAGCCAAACCCCCTTGCTGCTTGCCTGGTATTAGGTAGGCTCGCAAGGGGGTTTGTACTGTTAATGTCTGCCAGTGAAGGACAGCGTAGGAAACTTGAAATCACTGGTAGGCCCCGCTCCTCCCACAGGTTCGAGGGAGAAACATAACCGTCATTATATGACTGCTCCATCTAATTTTGAACATCAGGCAAACTTAAATTTGTCTGGTACTTTTGACACCACTCTTGCCTCTCCCCAATCTTTTGTAGGGGTAAGGTTGGTAGGCAAGCATGAAGCTGCTGCAATTCTTGGGGCTAGTACCGAAACGTTAAAACGGTACAGGCTCCAAAAAGATTCAACCTTAATCAAGGGGATTCACTATTTTGTTTGGAACTCTCGTGTCGTTCGATATAACCCTGTCTTGTTGGCAGATTGGGGGATGAACCGCGATACTCCACAAGTTCACCAAAAAGCCATCGAAGTATTTCTGGCTTCACTTCCTTCTAACCAGGCGAAACAACGGGGTAGGAGGGCTAGCTAATGGTGAAAAAAATCAACAGCGATCGCGGGGTGGACTCTCGCGATCGCTTCACTGAAAGTAACTCTTCTACCTACCATTCTACCTCCGAGGTATTCAAGCCTCAAGTTGATACGAAGCAAGCGATCGCCCATCTAAAGCTACTGGGTTATCAACCCGGTAATCCTGTTTTCTTAAGGTTTTTCTATGACAAAAATGACCCTCGGAAGGCTGATGATAAGGGCAGAAAAGCTAATGGGGCATTTCCCGCCTTGTCCTGGCAGAAAGTTGAAGCCTATCAGGGTGATAAGCGTGGTATTTATTTCGTAGTGAACGGGGGGGGGCATTGCGATGCTGATGTTCAGGCTGGTAGAGCGTTCTTCTATGAACATGACAACCTTAGCAAAGAACTTTCAGCTTCCCTTTGGCGGGAGTTGGGACTACCGGAACCCACCTTTCAGGTAGACACGGGTGGAAAATCAATCCACTCCTACTGGGTACTTATTGAACCTTGCACAGTTGAAGATTGGAAGATATTCCAAGCCGATCTCCTGGAGTTTGCCGATGCAGATCGCAACTTAAAGAACCCCAGCCGGGTGATGAGATTGGCGGGTTGCTTGCATCCTGCTACTAACCAGAAAGCTACTATCATCAGTAATTCCGGGAAGTGTTACTCGTTTGAAGAGTTGCGGGCGGTTGTTCCGTCTGCTCAGAAAGCAGTTCCGATTACCGCCGTTCCACCAGCAAGAGACACAGATCGGGAGATCGAGCGGGCATTAGCGGTAATTCCTCGGAGAATCGCCAATACTGGCACCTATCCGATGTATCGGAATGTTCTCTGGGCAGTGAAATCGCGTTATGGAACGGAGCGGGCGATCGCATTGATGGAACACCATAGCCCCTCTAAAGAATGTGGATGGGACATTGCTCAGGTCTGCCGTTCAGGTGGGAAAAACATCACCCTTGGAAGTCTTTTTTACTATGCCAAGCAATACGGTTTTGAGTTTGAGGAAACAGCTAAAATGCGCGAATCCCAACAACCTCAAGAAAAGTTTCACTTAATTTCGGAAGAATCAGATGACGATGATCCGGTTACGCTAGAAGGCATTCGGGCTATCTTAGCTGAATCAAGTTCCCGACCAGATTTGGCTTTTATCCACCCTTCTCTAATGCAACCGTTACAACAACGGGCAAGGCTTTTGAATATTCCATTGGAATGCTTTATTGGTGCAATTCTGCCAGTGGCCGCCAGCTTGTTGAAAGTGAAAACCAACCTCTGCTTATCGGCTGCAACCAACTGGTATGCACCACCGATTCTCTGGACTGCCTTAGTTGGGGAGTCGGGAACAGCAAAATCCCCAGTCTGGGAGACAGCGATCGCACCTCTCAACACGTTGCAAACACAGCAGGATCATCAATATGAAGCGGCTTCAAGAGACTATGAAGAAGCGTTAGTAGAGTGGGAGAAACGCGATAAAGAGCAACGCGGTAAGAAGCCCCAAAAACCTGTTCCACGAGAGCTTTACTTCCAGGATGCAACCTTGGAGGCGATCGCTCTAGCCATTTCTCACTACCCAGAACACGGCACCCTGTATGCGGTTGATGAGTTAACCCAATTTTCCAAAGGATTTGATGCTTATCGCAATGGGAGAGGTGGCGATCGCGCGAAGTGGCTGACAGCCTATGACGGTCAGGGATTAAAGGTGAACCGCAAAGGGGCAACTCGAATCAGTATGGCGAGATCGGCAATTTCCTTAAGTGGAGGCATTCAACCGGAGATTCTCCAGCGGGAAATGGGAAACTTGCAGGTGATCGATGGGTTCTGGCAACGGATTGCCTATTTTCCTATTCCTCTGACTAAAGCCCCAATACCAAGGGAGGGAGAAACTTGTAACTTGTCAGAAATCTTGGAATCGGCCTATCAGTGCTTGGATGCTTTTCCGGCTCAAACGTTCTATTTGGATTCAGAAGCTAACAAGTCATGGAAGCAGTGGTTTGCGGAATGTGAAAACCTGAAGGTCAAGGAATTGCATCCAGCGATCCGGGCACTCTACCCCAAGGCTAAGGAACGAGCAGCACGGATCGCCTTGGTGATCCATTGCCTCAATGCGGCGATTGAGGGTACTAACCCACCAGAGAAGATACCTGCCAAGACATTGCAGGGAGCGATTGATCTAACCCGCTGGACGCTAACTCATACGCGGCTTCTGTTTGCA from Leptodesmis sichuanensis A121 includes:
- a CDS encoding DUF3987 domain-containing protein → MVKKINSDRGVDSRDRFTESNSSTYHSTSEVFKPQVDTKQAIAHLKLLGYQPGNPVFLRFFYDKNDPRKADDKGRKANGAFPALSWQKVEAYQGDKRGIYFVVNGGGHCDADVQAGRAFFYEHDNLSKELSASLWRELGLPEPTFQVDTGGKSIHSYWVLIEPCTVEDWKIFQADLLEFADADRNLKNPSRVMRLAGCLHPATNQKATIISNSGKCYSFEELRAVVPSAQKAVPITAVPPARDTDREIERALAVIPRRIANTGTYPMYRNVLWAVKSRYGTERAIALMEHHSPSKECGWDIAQVCRSGGKNITLGSLFYYAKQYGFEFEETAKMRESQQPQEKFHLISEESDDDDPVTLEGIRAILAESSSRPDLAFIHPSLMQPLQQRARLLNIPLECFIGAILPVAASLLKVKTNLCLSAATNWYAPPILWTALVGESGTAKSPVWETAIAPLNTLQTQQDHQYEAASRDYEEALVEWEKRDKEQRGKKPQKPVPRELYFQDATLEAIALAISHYPEHGTLYAVDELTQFSKGFDAYRNGRGGDRAKWLTAYDGQGLKVNRKGATRISMARSAISLSGGIQPEILQREMGNLQVIDGFWQRIAYFPIPLTKAPIPREGETCNLSEILESAYQCLDAFPAQTFYLDSEANKSWKQWFAECENLKVKELHPAIRALYPKAKERAARIALVIHCLNAAIEGTNPPEKIPAKTLQGAIDLTRWTLTHTRLLFADFGQGENPQAVKLVRFVERFRGMGWIAARDVMRWYSRRQMDAKDARVFMMQVVNFGYAVTNGEEPDSKKFRIQIVPDTPDKSLQDLSLQRIEAPDKRERVTFLREKWGK
- a CDS encoding site-specific integrase, which produces MYSKTPTGKASKGSVQVITSHDRLQLRFRFAGKRHYVSLGFPDTQANRKLAEMKAREIELDILAGHFDQTLAKYKPQSSLSVTSPDIKPKVTPSLPELWKRYSETKQSGKSPATVRMYGWVANHLERCPYKLPSEAQAIFDWLNANVPANSTKRVLMHLSACCKWATKSELLDIANPFEGMAAEVKVKKAGTEEDEVFPFTKEERDRIIESFKTSSYYGWYAPLVEFLFFTGCRPSEALALQWKHINSSTITFERGVIYDGKGLVLKNGLKTQKFRKFPINSQLSVLLEAIKPEQCDPESLVFPSPKGKFIDWHNFTNRAWKTILKSLPDIEYRNPYQTRHTFCSLCREADIASIQIAKWAGNSAQMIDRVYAKPTAHIQVPNL
- a CDS encoding sulfate ABC transporter substrate-binding protein encodes the protein MVLIGAGLMFAIAACSGGSETASTSSPGVNQKQDIEVTLVSFAVTKGAHDAIIPKFVEKWKQEKGQNVRFTTSYGGSGSQTRAVIDGLEADVVHLALALDTEKLVKAGLVEKGWEKENPNNGTVAKTVAALITHEGNPKNITSFNDLIRNDVKWITADPKTSGIARWNFLALWNYAMKTNGGDETKAKEFVTNAFNNVPVLAKDAREASDAFIKQGQGDALVNYENEVLLAQQKGEKVNYTIPDVNLSIDTPATVVDKYVDKRGTREVAEAFVKFLYTPEAQEEFVKAGFRPIDESVAKNKELTSKFPPVQTLGTVQDYGGWSEVQKQFFADGAFFDQMQAARK